Proteins found in one Kangiella sediminilitoris genomic segment:
- a CDS encoding N-acetylornithine carbamoyltransferase, producing the protein MKHFLTTEHWSHSSLQELIDFAVELKQNKFQPLLKEKSVALLFFNPSLRTRTSFELGVHQLGGQAVVLQPGKDAWPIEFELGSVMDGDAEEHIKEVAQVLSEYCDLIAVRAFPKFKNWQEDRQDKLINALAEHSIVPVINMETITHPCQELAHIMTLQEQLGDLKGKKYVLTWTYHPKPLNTAVANSALMIATKFGMDVTLLCPTEEYVLDEHYMNLGHTYSSEHSNQLTVSHDIDSAYDNADIVYAKSWGALPYFGQWQQEKVIRDQYKHFIVDEQKMAKTNNALFSHCLPLRRNIKATDAVVDSKNCVAIQEAGNRLHVQKSIMNTLMNHS; encoded by the coding sequence ATGAAGCACTTTTTAACGACAGAGCATTGGTCACACTCCTCGCTACAGGAGCTGATTGACTTTGCGGTAGAGTTAAAACAAAACAAATTTCAGCCATTACTGAAAGAAAAGTCTGTTGCACTGCTATTTTTTAATCCGTCACTTAGAACAAGAACCAGTTTTGAACTTGGTGTTCATCAGCTGGGTGGTCAAGCTGTAGTTTTGCAACCCGGGAAAGATGCCTGGCCTATCGAGTTTGAGCTAGGGTCCGTGATGGACGGTGATGCAGAAGAGCATATTAAGGAAGTTGCTCAAGTCCTATCAGAGTACTGTGACCTTATTGCGGTGAGAGCATTTCCCAAATTTAAAAACTGGCAGGAAGATCGTCAGGACAAGCTCATCAATGCTCTGGCTGAACACTCCATTGTTCCCGTGATCAACATGGAAACCATTACCCACCCATGCCAGGAGTTAGCTCATATCATGACCTTACAAGAGCAGCTGGGCGATCTGAAAGGAAAGAAATATGTATTGACTTGGACCTATCATCCTAAACCGCTGAATACTGCAGTTGCTAATTCTGCTCTGATGATTGCAACCAAGTTTGGTATGGACGTCACCCTGCTTTGTCCGACGGAAGAGTATGTCCTTGATGAACACTATATGAATCTTGGCCACACCTATAGCTCAGAGCATAGTAATCAGCTAACCGTTTCTCATGATATTGACTCAGCTTATGACAATGCTGATATCGTTTATGCCAAAAGCTGGGGTGCGCTACCTTACTTCGGACAATGGCAACAAGAAAAGGTGATTCGGGATCAGTATAAGCACTTCATTGTAGACGAACAGAAAATGGCAAAAACCAATAACGCCTTATTTAGCCACTGCCTTCCATTAAGACGAAATATCAAAGCAACAGATGCTGTTGTGGACTCAAAAAATTGTGTCGCTATTCAAGAAGCAGGAAACAGGCTTCACGTTCAGAAATCAATCATGAATACATTAATGAATCATTCTTAG
- a CDS encoding S10 family peptidase yields the protein MKQLAYSIFLAVSLTLSNLALADEKQESSPNPYPEEKTVVTDHSVEIGGKTIKYKATTGNSFVYNDNNEVIGSIFFTAYTKKGTNPENRPITFAYNGGPGSASVWLHMGALGPKRVVMDKEGFPLKPPFDLIDNEYSLLDLTDIVFIDPVGTGYSRAHDKGTDKDFHGVWEDIRTVSEFIRLYMTRNERWSSPKFLAGESYGTTRSAGIAYHMGQNHGVYFNGIMLISSVLDFRLDDFNDKNGVLAPITMLPSYTAAAWYHKKLNAPLSNDLQGSIQQAKEFAMNDYALALLQGDDLEPRRKLAIAERVADFTGLSVDLVLEKDLRITLNDFLHNIKRDEGETVGRLDSRFTTPELDAMNKRGYRDPSYMAIHGTYTETLMTYLSKELNYKSDLPYHILGGGVKSWNYEDFNRQSNDISDKLTDAMLRNPDMQVYVGNGYYDFATPFFATEYTFSHMGLPAELKDNVHMSYYESGHMMYIREHDLIKLKKDLAEFFKKSL from the coding sequence ATGAAACAGCTTGCCTACTCTATTTTTCTGGCCGTCAGCCTAACTCTGAGCAACCTGGCTCTAGCCGATGAAAAACAAGAGTCATCACCCAACCCTTATCCCGAAGAAAAAACAGTAGTCACTGATCACTCAGTAGAAATCGGTGGCAAAACCATAAAATATAAAGCCACAACGGGAAACTCCTTTGTCTATAACGATAACAATGAAGTTATAGGCTCTATCTTCTTCACTGCTTATACCAAGAAAGGGACCAATCCTGAAAATAGGCCTATAACTTTTGCCTATAATGGTGGGCCAGGCTCAGCATCAGTCTGGTTGCACATGGGAGCTTTAGGCCCGAAGCGAGTCGTCATGGATAAAGAGGGATTTCCTCTAAAGCCACCTTTTGATCTTATCGATAACGAATACTCTCTTCTCGACCTAACAGATATTGTGTTCATTGATCCGGTAGGCACAGGCTACAGTCGTGCGCACGACAAAGGTACTGACAAGGATTTCCATGGCGTGTGGGAAGACATTCGTACAGTCTCTGAGTTTATTCGCCTTTACATGACACGTAATGAGCGCTGGAGTTCGCCTAAATTCCTGGCTGGCGAAAGCTATGGTACGACTCGCTCTGCGGGTATTGCTTACCATATGGGACAAAATCATGGTGTTTACTTTAATGGCATCATGCTGATTTCGAGCGTCCTCGATTTCAGGCTTGATGATTTTAATGATAAGAACGGCGTACTTGCTCCTATTACCATGCTACCTAGTTACACGGCGGCTGCCTGGTACCATAAAAAGCTCAATGCTCCTTTAAGTAATGATCTCCAAGGCTCGATCCAGCAGGCTAAGGAGTTCGCCATGAATGATTATGCGCTGGCATTATTACAAGGGGATGATCTAGAGCCAAGACGCAAGCTTGCAATCGCGGAGCGAGTTGCAGACTTCACCGGCTTGTCAGTTGATCTGGTTTTGGAGAAGGATCTAAGAATCACTCTAAATGACTTCCTGCATAATATTAAACGTGATGAAGGCGAAACTGTAGGACGTTTAGACAGCCGTTTCACGACACCAGAGCTAGATGCAATGAATAAGCGCGGCTATCGTGATCCGAGCTATATGGCGATTCACGGTACCTACACTGAAACCTTAATGACGTACCTGTCTAAGGAACTCAATTATAAGTCTGACTTGCCATATCATATTCTAGGTGGCGGCGTTAAAAGCTGGAACTATGAGGACTTCAACCGCCAGAGTAACGACATCAGCGACAAGCTGACCGATGCCATGTTGCGCAACCCTGATATGCAAGTTTATGTCGGTAATGGCTACTATGATTTCGCGACACCTTTCTTCGCCACAGAATATACGTTCTCACATATGGGTCTGCCTGCTGAACTTAAAGACAATGTTCATATGTCTTACTACGAGTCAGGACACATGATGTATATTCGTGAGCATGACTTAATTAAATTGAAGAAAGATTTAGCCGAGTTCTTTAAGAAATCGCTGTAG
- the efpL gene encoding elongation factor P-like protein EfpL, with product MAKASDIKRNMAVEHNGKLLVVKNIEVSSPSARGAATLYKMRFTDVQAGTKVEQTFKGDDQLTLVDLTKRAATYSYDEGDNIIFMDSEDYSQYTFNREDIEDELLFITDEIQDLKVVIADDKVVGLELPQSVEMVIEQTDPSIKGASATARTKPAEFATGLTIQVPEYISTGEKVKINVEEKKFMSRAD from the coding sequence ATGGCAAAAGCTAGTGACATTAAAAGAAACATGGCCGTTGAACATAACGGTAAATTATTAGTGGTTAAGAATATTGAAGTCAGCAGTCCAAGTGCTCGTGGCGCAGCGACTTTATACAAGATGCGTTTCACTGATGTTCAAGCAGGCACAAAAGTTGAACAGACATTCAAAGGCGATGACCAGCTTACTTTGGTCGATCTAACCAAACGCGCAGCGACCTACTCTTATGACGAAGGCGACAACATCATCTTCATGGACAGCGAAGACTACAGTCAGTACACCTTTAACCGCGAAGATATCGAAGACGAATTACTGTTTATCACCGATGAAATTCAAGATCTAAAAGTCGTTATCGCTGACGACAAAGTCGTAGGGTTGGAGCTTCCGCAATCGGTCGAAATGGTTATAGAACAAACTGATCCGTCGATAAAAGGCGCTTCAGCAACCGCACGAACCAAACCCGCCGAATTTGCTACTGGCTTAACCATTCAGGTTCCTGAATATATTTCGACTGGCGAAAAAGTTAAGATTAACGTCGAAGAAAAGAAATTTATGAGCCGCGCTGACTAG
- a CDS encoding DUF418 domain-containing protein: MATLEAMEMKSQRLGNLDVLRGIVILAILIININYFSTPSLIRYNPLAYGDFSVLDQWVWLFEYGLVKQRFMTLLALLYGVGIMLFVGKYQKLGVSPTKPFVSRSLFLLLFGLAHAYLIWDGDILVAYALCGLIVFWLRNLGAVWLIGFGLTLSFGVVAPDIWNAIQAMVSPPATPDWWIPDATAAQQAASQKYNGSWWELTPGRVAAAWDRQSLDFIYFTLWRCSGLMMLGMGLWKVGALTSPQVLKHFSLWGLLLGLVISLGATWYLVDSGFSYSVFVGINSVGFYIGSIVLALGYLGFVMLWGKSSFLKPLQNLLAKAGRMAFTLYIMQSVICGIIFYGYGFDLFGQVSRSELWIYTVGIWGFQLLFVIVWFNYFKRGPLEGVWRKGYEWAAR, from the coding sequence GTGGCAACTTTAGAAGCAATGGAGATGAAAAGTCAGCGTCTAGGTAACTTAGATGTTCTGCGAGGGATTGTGATTCTGGCTATCCTGATTATTAACATTAACTATTTCTCGACCCCCAGCCTAATCCGCTATAACCCATTAGCTTATGGAGATTTTTCAGTACTCGACCAATGGGTGTGGCTGTTTGAGTATGGTTTAGTTAAGCAACGTTTTATGACGTTGTTGGCGTTATTGTATGGTGTTGGCATTATGCTGTTCGTCGGAAAATACCAAAAATTAGGAGTAAGCCCGACCAAGCCCTTCGTCTCTCGTTCTCTTTTTCTACTACTATTTGGTTTGGCTCATGCCTATTTGATTTGGGATGGTGACATATTAGTTGCCTATGCTCTTTGTGGCCTTATTGTCTTCTGGTTACGAAATTTGGGAGCTGTGTGGTTAATAGGCTTTGGCTTGACGTTGAGCTTTGGTGTGGTTGCTCCTGATATATGGAATGCAATTCAGGCCATGGTGAGTCCTCCAGCAACCCCCGATTGGTGGATTCCAGATGCCACAGCAGCACAACAGGCTGCATCACAAAAGTATAATGGTAGCTGGTGGGAATTGACGCCGGGTAGAGTCGCTGCGGCCTGGGATAGGCAGTCTTTAGATTTTATTTATTTTACCCTGTGGCGTTGTAGTGGCTTGATGATGCTTGGTATGGGGCTATGGAAAGTAGGTGCGTTAACATCACCGCAAGTTCTTAAGCACTTTTCACTATGGGGTTTGCTATTAGGACTGGTCATATCGCTTGGTGCGACCTGGTACCTAGTAGATTCAGGCTTTAGCTACTCAGTCTTTGTTGGTATTAATAGTGTCGGCTTTTATATCGGTAGCATAGTGTTAGCTCTAGGCTATTTAGGTTTTGTCATGCTGTGGGGTAAAAGCAGCTTCTTAAAGCCGTTGCAGAACCTATTGGCTAAAGCGGGGCGCATGGCGTTTACCCTGTACATTATGCAAAGCGTAATTTGCGGAATAATATTTTACGGTTACGGCTTCGACTTGTTTGGACAAGTCAGTCGCAGTGAACTGTGGATATATACCGTTGGAATCTGGGGCTTCCAGTTACTGTTTGTCATTGTATGGTTTAACTATTTCAAGCGCGGGCCATTAGAAGGCGTCTGGCGTAAAGGGTATGAGTGGGCAGCAAGATAA
- a CDS encoding adenylosuccinate synthase, with protein MAQSVVVLGTQWGDEGKGKIVDLLTEHASAVVRYQGGHNAGHTLVINGEKTVLHLIPSGILNDDVMCYIGNGVVLAPDALKKEMDMLKERSVPVEQRLRISPACPLILPYHVALDNAREAARQEKKKIGTTGRGIGPAYEDKVSRRGLRVEDLFDDARLEEKLREVMELHNFALTQYYKADAVDFDHTLALCKEYAKWLKPMIADVPAILADMRRDGQKLMFEGAQGTLLDIDHGTYPFVTSSNTTAGGVATGAGVGPRHIDYVLGITKAYTTRVGGGPFPTELFDDTGMGLAKRGNEFGATTGRPRRCGWLDAVALKRAVDINSVSGLCMTKLDVLDGLDTVKIAVKYQCPVNGELNNTPCGAEDYERLQPEYIELPGWKESTFGAKTIDDLPEAALNFIAQVEEIVGVPVDIISTGPDRVETIIKRHPFEA; from the coding sequence ATGGCACAAAGTGTTGTTGTTTTAGGCACCCAGTGGGGTGACGAAGGTAAAGGTAAAATTGTTGATTTGTTGACTGAGCATGCGAGCGCGGTAGTTCGTTATCAAGGTGGTCATAATGCGGGTCATACATTAGTCATTAATGGAGAAAAAACCGTCCTCCACTTAATTCCATCAGGCATCTTAAATGATGATGTGATGTGCTATATCGGCAACGGTGTTGTCCTGGCGCCGGATGCCCTGAAGAAAGAAATGGATATGCTGAAAGAGCGTAGCGTGCCAGTTGAGCAGCGTTTACGTATTAGCCCAGCATGCCCATTAATTCTTCCCTACCACGTAGCGTTAGACAATGCTCGTGAAGCAGCTCGTCAGGAAAAAAAGAAAATTGGCACGACTGGCCGAGGTATCGGTCCAGCCTACGAAGACAAAGTCTCTCGTCGTGGTTTGCGTGTTGAAGATTTATTCGATGATGCGCGTCTGGAAGAAAAGTTGCGGGAAGTGATGGAATTACATAACTTCGCTCTGACCCAATACTATAAAGCGGACGCGGTTGACTTCGATCATACGTTGGCGCTGTGTAAAGAATATGCGAAGTGGTTAAAACCAATGATCGCAGATGTACCAGCAATTTTGGCGGACATGCGTCGTGACGGTCAAAAGCTAATGTTTGAAGGTGCACAGGGTACCTTGTTGGACATTGACCACGGTACTTATCCCTTTGTTACCTCATCCAACACTACAGCTGGTGGTGTAGCGACAGGTGCAGGAGTAGGTCCTCGCCACATCGACTATGTTCTGGGTATTACCAAAGCATATACAACTCGTGTTGGTGGCGGTCCTTTCCCAACAGAATTATTTGACGATACGGGCATGGGACTGGCTAAACGTGGTAATGAATTTGGCGCTACTACAGGGCGTCCTCGTCGCTGCGGTTGGCTGGATGCTGTTGCCTTGAAACGTGCGGTAGACATTAATAGTGTTTCAGGTCTTTGTATGACCAAGCTTGACGTTCTTGATGGGCTAGATACTGTTAAGATTGCTGTTAAGTACCAGTGCCCGGTCAATGGTGAATTGAATAATACGCCATGTGGTGCTGAAGACTATGAAAGGCTCCAGCCTGAATACATCGAGTTACCGGGCTGGAAAGAGTCAACGTTCGGGGCTAAAACTATCGATGACTTACCTGAAGCAGCCTTAAACTTTATCGCTCAAGTTGAAGAAATAGTGGGTGTCCCTGTTGATATTATTTCAACTGGACCTGATCGTGTGGAAACGATCATTAAGCGTCATCCATTTGAAGCTTAA
- a CDS encoding DUF2065 domain-containing protein yields MSEEWLIAMGLVLVLEGLIPTLAPKAWKKIVMEMSMKTDSQLRITGLVLMMVGLGWIFVIS; encoded by the coding sequence ATGTCAGAAGAGTGGTTAATCGCAATGGGGTTAGTGCTGGTTCTTGAAGGATTGATACCAACGTTGGCGCCTAAAGCCTGGAAGAAAATAGTCATGGAAATGAGCATGAAGACGGATAGCCAGTTGAGGATAACGGGGCTAGTTCTAATGATGGTAGGTTTGGGCTGGATATTTGTCATCAGTTAA
- the hflC gene encoding protease modulator HflC — MPNKNFFIAIITVIILLILSGSIFVIDEGERALKLRFSKVARDADNMPTVYAPGIHFKIPYIESVIKLDARTQTMDGQPDVFTTENKEFLDVDTYAQWRINDFSQFYLKTGGDFNEAEGRLERFIDNGLRNQFGQRTLEEAISEQRDDLMDDIKGFVNPKVSEYGIELVDLRVKKVNYTSRVLADVYNQIISERKAKAIAIRSEGQQKANIIRAETDAEVKQTLAEADEYARTRRGEADAEVAEMYAKTYNKNRDFYAFLRSLDAYKESFKGKDDILVIKPDSEFFKYFKDAKGVN, encoded by the coding sequence ATGCCAAATAAAAACTTCTTTATAGCAATTATTACGGTCATTATTCTATTGATTCTTTCCGGTTCAATTTTCGTGATTGACGAAGGGGAGAGAGCGCTAAAGTTAAGATTTAGCAAAGTCGCTCGTGATGCTGACAATATGCCAACGGTTTATGCTCCAGGTATACACTTCAAGATTCCATATATTGAGAGTGTCATTAAGCTGGATGCTCGAACTCAAACAATGGATGGACAGCCAGATGTTTTCACCACTGAAAACAAAGAGTTCCTTGATGTTGATACCTACGCACAATGGCGAATTAATGACTTTTCGCAGTTTTATTTGAAAACTGGCGGTGACTTTAATGAAGCTGAAGGCCGTCTGGAGCGATTCATCGATAACGGTTTACGTAACCAGTTTGGTCAACGTACTCTGGAAGAGGCTATTTCCGAGCAGCGAGATGATCTGATGGACGATATCAAAGGTTTCGTTAACCCTAAGGTTAGTGAATATGGTATTGAACTTGTTGATCTGCGCGTGAAGAAGGTTAACTATACTTCCCGAGTGTTGGCTGATGTTTATAACCAGATTATTTCTGAGCGTAAAGCAAAAGCCATAGCGATTCGAAGTGAAGGCCAGCAAAAGGCTAATATCATCAGAGCAGAAACGGATGCGGAAGTGAAGCAGACACTAGCTGAAGCAGATGAGTATGCTAGAACACGTCGTGGTGAAGCTGATGCAGAAGTTGCTGAAATGTACGCCAAAACTTATAACAAAAACCGTGATTTCTATGCCTTCTTGAGAAGTCTCGATGCATATAAAGAGTCATTTAAAGGCAAGGATGATATTTTAGTGATTAAACCGGATAGCGAGTTCTTTAAATACTTTAAAGACGCTAAAGGCGTTAATTAA
- the hflK gene encoding FtsH protease activity modulator HflK: protein MAWNEPGNNNQDPWGKKRPNQNNDDLEDLIKKVGDKIGGIFGGGKNSDGGGKNFLVIGIVIFAIFYIVKGFYTVKEAERGVILHFGEYSRTVNPGLGWLPFGIQKIKKVNIDKIREERISAIMLTKDINIIEVDIGIQYQVNKPKDYLFNLENPKTALIQASESALRQVVGNSDVDPILTDGKAKIQAELQALLPEILTSYNSGLLVRTITLESAKPPKEVNDAFEEVNRASQDAKRLEQEADAYRNRELPLAISKAEEIKQLANGYYSQVLGKAKGEVARFEQLLPQYEAAPEITRTRLYIDMMEQVLANTSKVVIDVEGGNNMMYIPLDKIMKNTKGVNNAK, encoded by the coding sequence ATGGCCTGGAATGAACCGGGTAATAACAATCAAGACCCATGGGGCAAGAAACGTCCTAATCAAAACAACGATGATCTGGAAGACCTGATCAAAAAAGTCGGTGATAAAATAGGCGGCATTTTTGGTGGTGGCAAAAATTCTGATGGCGGAGGAAAGAACTTCCTTGTTATTGGCATTGTAATATTCGCAATATTCTACATCGTTAAAGGTTTTTATACGGTCAAAGAAGCTGAGCGTGGTGTCATCCTTCATTTCGGTGAATATTCAAGAACGGTTAACCCCGGTCTTGGTTGGCTTCCTTTTGGTATCCAGAAAATCAAGAAAGTTAATATTGATAAAATCCGTGAAGAGAGAATCAGTGCAATCATGCTGACTAAAGATATCAATATTATCGAAGTTGATATTGGTATTCAGTATCAGGTCAATAAGCCAAAAGATTATTTATTCAATCTGGAAAACCCAAAGACTGCCTTGATTCAGGCCTCTGAGAGTGCCTTGAGACAGGTTGTCGGTAATTCTGATGTTGATCCGATTCTTACCGATGGCAAAGCTAAAATTCAGGCGGAGCTTCAGGCGTTGCTTCCAGAAATCTTAACCTCATACAACAGCGGTTTGTTAGTACGTACTATCACTCTTGAGAGTGCTAAGCCGCCGAAAGAAGTGAATGATGCTTTCGAAGAGGTGAATAGAGCGTCTCAGGATGCAAAAAGACTTGAGCAAGAAGCCGATGCTTACAGAAATAGAGAGCTACCTTTAGCCATTTCTAAAGCGGAAGAAATCAAGCAGTTGGCTAACGGTTACTACTCACAGGTTCTTGGTAAAGCTAAAGGTGAAGTTGCACGTTTTGAACAGTTACTACCTCAATACGAAGCAGCACCTGAAATCACGCGAACTCGTTTGTATATCGATATGATGGAGCAAGTGTTAGCCAATACTTCTAAAGTCGTTATAGACGTTGAAGGTGGCAACAACATGATGTACATCCCGCTTGATAAAATCATGAAAAATACTAAGGGAGTTAACAATGCCAAATAA
- the hflX gene encoding ribosome rescue GTPase HflX, producing MFDRHSGGESAILVHIDFDQEANQEDLQEFVELVRSAGLKVMDIITAKRHTPDPKFFIGKGKIDEILSAKQATDANVVIFNHNLSPAQERNIEQVVKCRVIDRIGLILDIFAQRAFTFEGKLQVELAQLRHLSTRLVRGWTHLERQKGGIGMRGPGETQLETDRRLVRDRIKYIEKRLDKVGRQREQGRRSRKRANIKTVSIVGYTNAGKSTLFNRLTEAEVLAEDKLFATLDPTLRRVSLPQGSDVILADTVGFIRHLPHELVAAFRATLEESVEADVLLHVIDAASERRDENIEQVMEVLSDIGADKIRTLEVYNKIDMIEGAKPRIDRDSEGLPIRVWTSAVEDQGIDLLLQALEELAEEKQFQARLQLPPQEGRLRGLLYELQAVENEDSGDNGDMILDVRLDESDWIRLGRQLGKDLSQFVLSS from the coding sequence TTGTTTGACCGACACAGTGGTGGCGAGTCCGCCATTCTAGTACACATTGATTTTGATCAAGAGGCTAACCAGGAAGATTTACAGGAGTTTGTAGAGCTCGTGCGCTCCGCTGGCCTGAAGGTGATGGATATCATCACAGCTAAGCGGCATACGCCCGATCCCAAGTTCTTTATTGGTAAAGGCAAAATTGATGAAATCCTTAGCGCTAAACAAGCGACGGATGCCAATGTCGTTATTTTTAACCATAACCTATCTCCTGCTCAGGAACGAAATATTGAGCAGGTAGTTAAATGTCGTGTGATTGACCGGATTGGCTTAATTCTGGATATTTTTGCTCAGCGGGCTTTCACCTTTGAAGGTAAGTTACAGGTTGAGCTGGCGCAGCTTAGACACCTATCAACTCGGCTCGTACGGGGCTGGACTCACCTTGAAAGGCAAAAAGGTGGTATTGGTATGCGTGGTCCGGGTGAGACGCAGCTAGAAACGGATAGACGTTTAGTACGTGACCGCATTAAATACATTGAAAAACGTCTTGATAAAGTGGGCAGACAGCGAGAGCAGGGTCGACGTTCGCGCAAAAGAGCAAATATTAAGACGGTATCAATCGTTGGTTACACGAATGCGGGAAAATCCACACTGTTTAATAGATTGACAGAAGCTGAAGTACTGGCTGAGGATAAGCTTTTTGCAACACTGGATCCAACCTTGAGGCGAGTATCTCTTCCTCAGGGAAGTGATGTTATTTTAGCGGATACCGTTGGTTTTATACGTCATCTGCCCCATGAGCTTGTTGCTGCTTTCAGAGCGACGCTCGAAGAGTCAGTAGAGGCCGACGTTCTTCTTCATGTTATTGATGCTGCCAGTGAACGCAGAGACGAGAATATCGAGCAGGTAATGGAAGTACTTTCAGATATTGGTGCCGATAAAATACGTACGCTGGAAGTATATAACAAAATTGATATGATCGAAGGGGCTAAGCCCCGAATAGATAGGGACAGCGAGGGGTTACCGATAAGAGTATGGACCTCGGCGGTAGAAGATCAAGGTATTGACCTGTTGTTGCAGGCACTTGAAGAACTGGCAGAGGAGAAGCAGTTTCAGGCCAGGTTGCAACTACCACCACAGGAAGGTCGGTTGCGAGGGTTGCTGTACGAGCTGCAGGCTGTTGAAAACGAAGATAGTGGCGACAATGGTGACATGATTCTGGATGTTCGATTAGATGAATCCGACTGGATCCGTCTGGGGCGACAGCTAGGAAAAGATTTAAGCCAGTTTGTGTTGAGTTCATGA
- the miaA gene encoding tRNA (adenosine(37)-N6)-dimethylallyltransferase MiaA: MSNKPKAIFLMGPTASGKTDLAMRLVKEHRCEIISVDSAMIYKGMDIGSAKPSADELAQAPHRLIDICDPSESYSAAQFREDALTEMADITAHGNTPLLVGGTMLYYKALLEGMSNLPDSKPEVRNQLQNRLEQGGLAHLHEELKQVDPESAQRIHENDPQRTLRALEVYYITGKPLSQLHREQEPEEFPYEVTQIALAPEDRQFLHHRIHKRFELMMEQGFLQEVESLYQRGDLHADLPSIRSVGYRQLWQYLEGELGLEEAVERGIIATRQLAKRQFTWLRSWPNLHWINSQRTSSEIYQDVIHLIKLN, translated from the coding sequence ATGAGTAATAAACCCAAAGCCATATTTCTGATGGGGCCAACGGCTTCGGGTAAGACCGATTTAGCCATGCGACTAGTTAAAGAACATCGGTGCGAGATTATCAGCGTCGACTCTGCGATGATTTACAAGGGGATGGATATTGGGTCTGCTAAACCTTCTGCTGACGAGTTGGCTCAGGCACCACACCGTTTGATTGATATATGCGATCCATCTGAATCCTATTCAGCGGCTCAGTTTCGTGAAGATGCGCTAACTGAGATGGCAGATATTACAGCACATGGAAATACACCTCTCCTTGTTGGTGGCACCATGCTTTATTACAAGGCATTGCTTGAGGGAATGAGTAACTTGCCAGACTCTAAACCAGAGGTTAGAAATCAATTACAGAATCGCCTGGAGCAGGGCGGTCTGGCTCATCTGCATGAGGAGTTAAAACAGGTTGACCCCGAGTCGGCACAAAGAATCCATGAAAATGACCCGCAGCGAACGCTACGAGCACTCGAGGTGTATTACATCACTGGCAAACCATTAAGCCAGCTACATCGGGAGCAAGAGCCAGAAGAATTTCCTTATGAGGTGACACAAATAGCATTGGCCCCCGAGGATAGACAGTTTTTGCATCATCGCATTCATAAGCGCTTTGAACTCATGATGGAGCAGGGCTTTTTGCAGGAGGTCGAATCGCTATATCAGAGAGGTGACTTGCATGCAGATTTACCTTCTATCAGATCGGTGGGGTACCGGCAATTATGGCAGTACCTTGAGGGTGAACTGGGTCTAGAGGAAGCTGTTGAAAGAGGTATCATCGCTACCAGGCAATTAGCAAAGCGTCAGTTTACCTGGCTACGAAGCTGGCCTAACCTGCACTGGATTAACTCTCAAAGGACATCATCTGAGATTTATCAGGACGTGATACACTTAATAAAACTGAATTGA